Proteins encoded together in one Quercus lobata isolate SW786 chromosome 3, ValleyOak3.0 Primary Assembly, whole genome shotgun sequence window:
- the LOC115979118 gene encoding peroxidase 5-like → MATIKFCLVFFVTMSMMVSMSLEMPSLKVGFYQSTCPSAETIVRNTVNKAVSSNPRLAAGLIRMHFHDCFVRGCDASILLDPTLGNQAEKDNRANDPSLRGFEVIFEAKAELEAQCPQTVSCADIATFAARVSAYKVGGISYMVPSGRRDGRVSRKDEPDQNLPPPTLNAQELEERFARKGLSLDEMVTLSGAHSIGRSHCSSFSERLYNFNETSLQDPSMDPIFARDLKTKRPKNANNGNDLTVPLDVLTPYRLDNKYYKNLKNHHGLLTSDQSLLSSTSTVEIVRNNEGTVKHELISLGQLWQKWVTLMCLQEVRVR, encoded by the exons ATGGCAACAATCAAATTTTGCTTGGTTTTCTTTGTTACTATGTCTATGATGGTGTCAATGTCACTGGAGATGCCATCACTCAAAGTTGGTTTCTATCAATCAACTTGTCCTTCTGCAGAGACCATTGTGAGAAACACTGTGAACAAAGCTGTGTCAAGTAACCCTCGCCTAGCTGCTGGCCTCATCAGAATGCATTTTCATGACTGTTTCGTCAGG GGTTGTGATGCTTCTATCCTACTTGATCCAACCCTTGGAAATCAAGCCGAGAAGGACAATCGAGCCAACGATCCAAGCTTAAGAGGCTTTGAAGTGATATTTGAAGCAAAGGCTGAACTTGAAGCTCAATGCCCACAAACAGTCTCATGCGCAGACATTGCTACATTTGCTGCTCGTGTCAGTGCTTACAAAGTTGGAGGCATAAGTTACATGGTGCCATCAGGACGCCGTGATGGCAGGGTATCACGTAAGGATGAGCCCGATCAAAACCTTCCACCACCTACCCTCAATGCTCAGGAACTAGAAGAAAGATTTGCACGAAAAGGACTTAGTCTTGATGAAATGGTGACACTTTCTGGGGCACATTCCATTGGAAGGTCACATTGTTCTTCTTTCTCAGAGCGATTATACAATTTCAATGAAACAAGTCTACAAGACCCTTCAATGGATCCCATATTTGCTAGAGACTTAAAGACCAAGCGTCCAAAAAATGCTAATAATGGCAATGATCTAACAGTACCTCTTGATGTACTTACACCATATAGGCTTGATAATAAGtactataaaaatttgaagaaccACCATGGCTTATTGACCTCTGATCAATCTCTTTTGAGCAGCACTTCAACAGTTGAAATTGTTAGAAATAATGAAGGCACGGTCAAGCATGAGCTTATAAGTTTGGGGCAGCTATGGCAAAAATGGGTTACATTGATGTGCTTACAGGAAGTCAGGGTGAGGTAA